One segment of Phycisphaerae bacterium DNA contains the following:
- a CDS encoding glycosyltransferase → MQRVRNSDLITETIPIRTYLLTIHVPFQPIAPRTVRLASDWARSLRLLRDSFGGQFHRFIVAAPAIPVDADWAEQKPVEFSCAAEGFEFVRLCQAGLRTRRFWPQAPAVYRRCRTLAAEATVVHTGMSDLFRPIGFLGFLAAYRAGVPTVFVEDNDVIAESDQMNADRHRWRWWFYSRMRSRLTRWVVARADLSLLKGPLLNARFSRFAKNARDFHDTSHSEVWVMPDAEVENKVDALPQSCTLRCVSVGRLISRKGLDESFCAIAAARRLGVPAELDVIGQGPDRTRLETMVRKLELGPFVKFLGGREYGKALIDELSQYHLMLFTSRFEETPRALFDAVAAAVPIAGYATAYVRSVIESESCGVLAPIGDAAGLAAQIRRLWDDRRMLIGLTRNAAGAGRRHAAERWYQRRAEWVNQIIASSGGQRSLPVGGEL, encoded by the coding sequence ATGCAGCGAGTCAGAAATTCGGATCTGATCACCGAGACCATCCCCATCCGCACGTATCTGCTGACAATCCACGTTCCGTTCCAGCCCATCGCTCCGCGAACGGTGCGGCTGGCCTCCGACTGGGCTCGCTCGCTGCGCCTGTTAAGAGATTCCTTTGGAGGGCAATTCCACCGTTTCATCGTGGCCGCCCCGGCCATTCCCGTCGATGCCGATTGGGCGGAACAAAAACCGGTGGAGTTCTCCTGCGCGGCTGAGGGCTTTGAGTTCGTCAGACTCTGCCAAGCCGGCCTGCGAACCCGCCGCTTCTGGCCCCAGGCGCCGGCGGTCTACCGGCGGTGTCGGACCCTGGCCGCAGAGGCGACGGTCGTCCACACGGGAATGAGCGACCTGTTTCGGCCAATCGGGTTCCTCGGCTTTCTCGCCGCCTACCGGGCGGGCGTCCCGACCGTCTTCGTCGAGGACAACGACGTGATTGCCGAATCCGATCAGATGAACGCCGACCGCCACCGCTGGCGATGGTGGTTCTACAGCCGGATGCGAAGCAGGCTGACCCGCTGGGTGGTCGCCCGGGCGGATTTGTCGCTCCTGAAAGGTCCGCTGCTTAATGCCCGTTTCTCCCGCTTTGCGAAAAACGCCAGGGACTTCCACGATACTTCCCATAGCGAAGTGTGGGTGATGCCGGATGCCGAAGTGGAGAACAAGGTCGACGCGCTGCCGCAGTCCTGCACGCTGCGGTGCGTCAGCGTTGGACGCCTGATCTCGCGCAAGGGACTGGATGAATCGTTTTGCGCCATCGCAGCCGCCAGACGCCTCGGCGTCCCCGCCGAACTGGACGTCATCGGTCAGGGTCCGGATCGCACCCGGCTGGAAACCATGGTTCGGAAACTCGAACTTGGGCCCTTCGTGAAATTCCTGGGCGGGCGGGAGTACGGCAAGGCCCTGATCGATGAACTGAGCCAGTACCATCTGATGCTGTTCACGTCCCGGTTCGAAGAGACCCCGCGCGCCCTCTTCGACGCCGTGGCCGCCGCGGTGCCGATCGCGGGCTACGCCACCGCCTACGTTCGCAGCGTGATTGAATCAGAATCGTGCGGCGTCCTGGCTCCGATCGGTGACGCAGCGGGACTCGCCGCCCAGATCCGGCGGCTGTGGGACGATCGCCGCATGCTCATCGGCCTTACGCGGAATGCCGCCGGTGCGGGCCGCCGCCATGCCGCCGAACGGTGGTACCAGCGCCGTGCGGAGTGGGTCAACCAGATCATCGCATCGTCCGGCGGCCAGAGGAGTCTGCCGGTTGGAGGGGAACTGTGA